Proteins encoded in a region of the Raphanus sativus cultivar WK10039 chromosome 8, ASM80110v3, whole genome shotgun sequence genome:
- the LOC108821195 gene encoding uncharacterized protein At4g13230 produces the protein MASLSAIAISLRNKALITPRVFSSVPTRLIHGSTMKEASVCDKATEAQQKVAKKADEGAQTISEAAGNLKDKAKNTAEEAWDKVKDTTEKIKDTVTGKTEETKESIKAKAKTVEKSMNTKNLK, from the exons ATGGCAAGCTTATCAGCTATTGCAATTTCCCTCCGCAACAAGGCACTCATCACTCCAAGAGTTTTCTCTTCCGTCCCGACAAGACTCATCCAT GGGAGTACGATGAAAGAAGCTTCCGTCTGTGACAAAGCCACCGAGGCTCAACAAAAG GTGGCCAAGAAGGCGGACGAAGGAGCACAAACCATCTCCGAGGCCGCCGGTAACTTGAAGGATAAGGCGAAGAACACTGCAGAGGAGGCCTGGGATAAGGTGAAGGACACTACAGAAAAGATCAAAGATACCGTCACAGGAAAAACTGAGGAAACCAAGGAGTCTATCAAAGCCAAAGCCAAGACCGTCGAGAAAAGCATGAATACCAAGAACCTCAAATAA